The proteins below are encoded in one region of Vannielia litorea:
- a CDS encoding type II toxin-antitoxin system RelE/ParE family toxin has product MAAYHLTVSAEADVVGIWQYTAGTWSEAQAQIYHAELQTCFSRLAAGPFRSFEDVAPGLRSCRVGRHVVFWLAAAGEVPQVIAVLHERMDIFSRLADRLKATK; this is encoded by the coding sequence ATGGCCGCCTATCACCTGACGGTTTCGGCGGAGGCGGATGTTGTCGGCATCTGGCAATACACCGCAGGAACCTGGAGCGAGGCGCAGGCCCAGATCTATCATGCCGAGCTGCAGACGTGCTTTTCGCGCCTCGCCGCTGGCCCGTTCCGCAGCTTTGAAGATGTCGCTCCCGGTCTGCGATCCTGTCGCGTCGGGCGGCATGTTGTCTTCTGGCTTGCTGCGGCGGGAGAGGTGCCGCAAGTCATCGCTGTCCTGCACGAGCGGATGGATATCTTCTCGCGGCTGGCTGATCGACTGAAAGCAACGAAATGA
- a CDS encoding GNAT family N-acetyltransferase — protein sequence MTLTVTPTRDLDACFALRREVFMREQGFSEAEEFDGKDQRAIHLLASERGEPVGTARVFVEEGRIGRICVLQRARGTGLGAAIVRAGMDLLRERGATRAVLDAQVRAMGFYETLGFTAEGPEFDDGGVPHRRMTCPL from the coding sequence ATGACCCTCACCGTCACCCCCACCCGCGACCTCGACGCCTGCTTTGCCCTGCGCCGCGAGGTGTTCATGCGCGAGCAGGGGTTTTCCGAGGCCGAGGAGTTCGACGGCAAGGACCAGCGGGCGATCCATCTTCTCGCCAGCGAGCGCGGCGAGCCGGTGGGCACGGCGCGGGTCTTCGTGGAGGAGGGCCGGATCGGGCGCATCTGCGTGCTGCAACGCGCGCGCGGCACAGGGCTGGGCGCCGCCATCGTCCGCGCCGGCATGGACCTGCTCCGCGAGCGCGGCGCCACCCGCGCGGTGCTCGACGCGCAGGTGCGGGCAATGGGGTTCTACGAGACGCTGGGCTTCACCGCCGAGGGGCCGGAGTTCGATGACGGCGGGGTGCCGCATCGGCGGATGACATGCCCGCTGTAA
- a CDS encoding GNAT family N-acetyltransferase — protein MPAVTPAGLTIAVTDDFAACMSVRIAVFVNEQGVPAELENDEHDAEALHLLATRGTRPVGTARVMREGATGKIGRVCVLPELRGTGLGLALMEAALSELRNMEGIERVILGAQTSALPFYARLGFAPYGAPFDSVGIPHVMMARLL, from the coding sequence ATGCCCGCTGTAACGCCCGCCGGGCTGACGATCGCCGTCACCGACGATTTCGCCGCCTGCATGTCGGTGCGCATCGCGGTCTTCGTCAACGAGCAGGGCGTGCCCGCCGAGCTGGAGAACGACGAGCACGACGCGGAGGCCCTGCACCTTCTGGCCACCCGGGGCACCCGCCCTGTGGGCACGGCGCGGGTGATGCGCGAGGGCGCCACCGGCAAGATCGGGCGGGTCTGCGTGCTGCCCGAGCTTCGCGGCACCGGCCTCGGCCTCGCCCTGATGGAGGCGGCCCTCTCCGAGCTGCGAAACATGGAGGGAATCGAGCGGGTGATCCTCGGGGCGCAAACCTCGGCGCTCCCCTTCTACGCCCGGCTGGGCTTTGCCCCCTATGGCGCGCCCTTCGACTCCGTGGGCATCCCCCACGTCATGATGGCCCGCCTCCTCTGA
- the rnr gene encoding ribonuclease R: MAELPTKSDILDWIAAHPEAASKRDIAKAFHIKGAARIDLKRLLRELEDEGHLAKRKRSYRDPEKLPPVGVLTVVGPDKDGDLMARPMEWQGEGPEPKVLMILRSADGALGAGDRILAKLREVKGEEHHYEGRLIRKIGTNPKRILGVYRKSAEGGRILPVDKGADREWLVMKDATAGARDGELVEAEQAGPKGRMGLPKARVVQRLGDPTAPRAVSLIAIHQHGIPDSFEDATIAEADAQKPAGLKGREDLRELPLITIDPSDARDHDDACFAAPDDDPRNEGGHVIWVAIADVAHYVTPGSALDREARERGNSTYFPDRVVPMLPDRLSGDLCSLHEGVPRACIAVRMRVDAHGELLDWSFHRGLMKSLASLNYDEVQQAMDGAPNEKVAPLMEEVIRPLYAAYAALVSARNRRQPLDLDLPERQIVLAEDGTVQSVQFKDRLDAHRLIEEFMVLANVCAGKELVKRTKPLLFRVHEEPSPEKLDALRETAQASGLSLAKGQVLKTEHLNRLLAQAAGTDQAELINLSTLRSMTQAYYSPQHIGHFGLALGTYAHFTSPIRRYSDLIVHRGLISAHGWGDDGLTEADIDSLENTAVHISETERRSMNAERDTTDRYLAAYLSDRVGNEFTGRISGIARFGAFVRLDETGADGLIPIRSLGQEYFHFDRDAQELMGADTGRVIGIGQRVTVRLAEAVPVTGGLLLDLLELEGAAVKPGASAKRGRPVRRGEGKGKAKATKARKVARRRRG; encoded by the coding sequence ATGGCCGAGCTCCCTACGAAATCAGACATCCTCGACTGGATCGCCGCCCACCCCGAGGCAGCCTCCAAGCGTGACATCGCCAAGGCGTTCCACATCAAGGGCGCCGCGCGGATCGACCTCAAGCGGCTGCTCCGCGAGCTGGAGGACGAGGGCCACCTCGCCAAGCGCAAGCGCAGCTACCGCGACCCCGAGAAGCTGCCGCCCGTGGGCGTGCTCACCGTGGTGGGCCCCGACAAGGACGGCGACCTGATGGCCCGTCCGATGGAGTGGCAGGGCGAGGGGCCCGAGCCCAAGGTGCTGATGATCCTGCGCTCCGCCGACGGGGCGCTGGGCGCGGGCGACCGGATCCTTGCCAAGCTGCGCGAGGTCAAGGGCGAGGAGCACCACTACGAGGGCCGACTGATCCGCAAGATCGGCACCAACCCCAAGCGCATCCTCGGGGTCTACCGCAAGAGCGCCGAGGGCGGCCGCATCCTGCCCGTCGACAAGGGCGCAGACCGCGAATGGCTGGTGATGAAGGATGCCACCGCCGGCGCAAGGGACGGCGAGCTGGTCGAGGCCGAGCAGGCCGGGCCCAAGGGCCGCATGGGCCTGCCCAAGGCCCGCGTGGTGCAGCGCCTGGGCGACCCCACCGCGCCGCGCGCCGTGTCGCTCATCGCCATCCACCAGCACGGCATCCCCGACAGCTTCGAGGATGCCACCATCGCCGAGGCCGATGCCCAGAAGCCCGCCGGACTCAAGGGCCGCGAAGACCTGCGCGAGCTGCCGCTCATCACCATCGACCCCTCCGATGCCCGCGACCACGACGACGCCTGCTTTGCCGCCCCCGACGATGACCCGCGCAACGAGGGTGGCCACGTCATCTGGGTCGCCATCGCCGATGTCGCCCATTACGTCACCCCCGGCTCCGCGCTCGACCGCGAGGCGCGCGAGCGCGGCAACTCCACCTATTTCCCCGACCGGGTCGTGCCCATGCTGCCCGACAGGCTCTCGGGCGACCTCTGCTCCCTGCACGAGGGCGTCCCCCGCGCCTGCATCGCCGTCCGGATGCGCGTCGACGCCCACGGCGAGCTGCTCGACTGGTCGTTCCACCGCGGCCTGATGAAGTCGCTGGCCTCGCTGAACTATGACGAGGTCCAGCAGGCCATGGACGGCGCGCCCAACGAGAAGGTCGCGCCGCTGATGGAGGAGGTCATCCGGCCCCTCTACGCCGCCTATGCCGCGCTGGTCAGCGCCCGCAACCGCCGCCAGCCGCTCGATCTCGACCTGCCCGAGCGCCAGATCGTCCTGGCCGAGGATGGCACCGTGCAATCGGTCCAGTTCAAGGACCGGCTCGATGCCCACCGGCTGATCGAGGAGTTCATGGTGCTGGCCAATGTCTGCGCCGGCAAGGAGCTGGTGAAGCGCACCAAGCCGCTGCTCTTCCGGGTCCACGAGGAGCCCTCGCCCGAAAAGCTCGATGCCCTGCGCGAAACCGCCCAGGCCTCCGGCCTCAGCCTCGCCAAGGGCCAGGTGCTCAAGACCGAGCACCTCAACCGCCTGCTCGCCCAGGCCGCCGGCACCGACCAGGCCGAGCTGATCAACCTCTCCACCCTGCGCTCGATGACCCAGGCCTATTACTCGCCGCAGCACATCGGCCACTTCGGGCTGGCGCTGGGCACCTATGCCCACTTCACCTCGCCGATCCGCCGCTACTCCGACCTGATCGTGCACCGCGGCCTGATCTCGGCCCACGGCTGGGGCGATGACGGGCTGACCGAGGCCGATATCGACTCGCTCGAAAACACCGCCGTCCACATCTCCGAAACCGAGCGCCGCTCGATGAACGCCGAGCGCGACACCACCGACCGCTACCTCGCCGCCTACCTCTCCGACCGGGTGGGCAACGAGTTCACCGGGCGGATTTCCGGCATCGCCCGCTTCGGGGCCTTCGTGCGGCTCGATGAAACCGGCGCCGACGGGCTGATCCCGATCCGGTCGCTGGGGCAGGAGTATTTCCACTTCGACCGCGACGCGCAGGAGCTGATGGGCGCCGATACCGGCCGGGTCATCGGCATCGGCCAGCGGGTCACGGTGCGGCTGGCCGAGGCGGTGCCCGTCACCGGCGGCCTGTTGCTCGACCTGCTCGAGCTCGAGGGCGCGGCGGTCAAGCCCGGCGCCTCGGCCAAGCGCGGCCGCCCGGTGCGGCGCGGCGAAGGCAAGGGCAAGGCCAAGGCCACCAAGGCCCGCAAGGTCGCCCGCCGCCGGCGCGGCTGA
- a CDS encoding lytic murein transglycosylase: MKRVLAGAAFALMAGAAQAGPVAVEMAVRPLARPAGGGLPVAEVSGEGFSDWIRGFKQRAAARGIAPDLLDRAFEGVAFDEKVITRDRNQNEFTKTIWEYLDTAASDLRVSNGKAALERERSALEAIEARYGVPKEIVTAIWGLESAYGTFKGDNDIIGSLATLAHDSRRGAFFEGQLMAAFEILQAGDVAPRDMKGSWAGAMGHTQFMPSSYLAHAVDFTGDGKRDIWGDDPKDALASAAAYLADAGWVKGMPWGMEVVLPEGFDYEIAGEHETRTAAEWNAMGVRDIEGREVPDHGPASIRLPGGARGAAFMTFGNFMVIERYNTADAYVIAVGHLGDLIAGGKRIQSGWPREDRALTLPEREELQTRLEAAGFDPGGVDGKIGPKTLAAVRGFQKSIGVVPDGYASLAILQKLR, from the coding sequence ATGAAACGAGTTCTGGCGGGCGCGGCCTTCGCGCTCATGGCAGGCGCGGCCCAGGCGGGCCCCGTGGCGGTTGAAATGGCGGTGCGCCCCCTCGCACGGCCCGCAGGCGGAGGGCTTCCGGTGGCCGAAGTATCTGGCGAGGGCTTTTCCGACTGGATCCGGGGCTTCAAGCAGCGCGCCGCCGCCAGGGGCATCGCGCCCGACCTGCTCGACCGCGCCTTCGAGGGCGTGGCCTTCGACGAGAAGGTCATCACCCGCGACCGCAACCAGAACGAATTCACCAAGACGATCTGGGAGTATCTCGACACCGCCGCCTCCGACCTGCGCGTGAGCAACGGAAAGGCAGCTCTGGAGCGCGAGCGCAGCGCGCTGGAGGCCATCGAAGCCCGCTATGGCGTACCCAAGGAGATCGTCACCGCGATCTGGGGGCTGGAGAGCGCCTACGGCACCTTCAAGGGCGACAACGACATCATCGGATCGCTCGCCACCCTCGCCCACGACAGCCGCCGCGGCGCCTTCTTCGAGGGCCAGCTCATGGCCGCCTTCGAGATCCTTCAGGCCGGAGATGTCGCCCCGCGCGACATGAAGGGCAGCTGGGCGGGCGCGATGGGCCACACCCAGTTCATGCCGTCGAGCTACCTCGCCCACGCGGTCGATTTCACCGGCGACGGCAAGCGCGACATCTGGGGCGACGACCCGAAGGATGCGCTGGCCTCCGCCGCCGCCTACCTCGCCGATGCGGGCTGGGTCAAAGGCATGCCTTGGGGCATGGAGGTGGTGCTGCCCGAGGGCTTCGACTACGAGATCGCGGGCGAGCACGAGACCCGCACCGCCGCCGAGTGGAACGCGATGGGCGTGCGCGACATCGAGGGCCGCGAGGTGCCCGACCACGGCCCCGCCTCCATCCGCCTGCCCGGAGGGGCCAGGGGCGCTGCCTTCATGACCTTCGGCAACTTCATGGTGATCGAGCGCTACAACACCGCCGATGCCTATGTCATCGCCGTGGGCCACCTGGGCGACCTCATCGCCGGCGGCAAGCGCATCCAGTCCGGCTGGCCGCGCGAGGATCGCGCCCTGACCCTGCCCGAGCGCGAAGAGCTGCAAACCCGGCTCGAGGCGGCGGGCTTCGACCCGGGCGGGGTGGATGGCAAGATCGGCCCCAAGACCCTCGCCGCCGTCCGTGGCTTCCAGAAAAGCATCGGCGTGGTGCCAGATGGCTATGCCTCCCTGGCGATCCTGCAAAAGCTGCGCTGA
- a CDS encoding esterase-like activity of phytase family protein — protein MHRTLLTSALALAAATGAAQAEMVFNRIASFPVASNMDEGEDRTRETSSEIIDVTADGMTLVYTDSPLGVLGRIDITDPASPQPLGNIALDGEPTSVAIVGNVAFTGINTSESYTAPSGRLAAIDVTSGEELASCDLGGQPDSVAKAPDGAFIAVAIENERDEDLNDGAIPQMPAGFLVKIALTDGALDCDSLQKIELTGLAEVAGDDPEPEFVDINALGEIVVTMQENNHIAVIDADGTVSAHFSAGAVDLEGIDTTDERGALLFTESQSGVKREPDAVKWIDDQHFATANEGDYEGGSRGWTIFSKTGEVVYESGTSFEQALIQIGHYPDKRSDAKGVEPESVTFGQFGGTPMIFIGSERGSVVGVYDATDPANPRLTQLLPSGVGPEGYVTIPERSLLVSANETDLGADGGARAHVMLFQYAEGEAMYPQLTSEGMDELTGWGAISGMAAEDESTVWAVSDSFYGYQPRIFRIDVSTKPARITQAIDITRAGHIAQKLDLEGIALDGQGGFWLASEGRTDQLIPHALYHVNAEGEIKEEVSLPAELVAVEKRFGFEGITLVNGTLWMAVQREWGDDEKGQVKLLSYTPESGEWGAVRYPLDAPTTGWVGLSEITAHGDHVYIVERDNLLGEAAATKKIYRVALTEMQPAALGGDLPLVSKEEVRDLLPDLKANGGYVLDKVEGLAIFGDGTAWVSTDNDGVDDHSGETMFFTIGQVGTGY, from the coding sequence ATGCACCGCACGCTTCTGACCTCGGCGCTCGCGCTGGCAGCCGCCACCGGCGCCGCCCAGGCCGAGATGGTCTTCAACCGCATCGCCTCCTTCCCGGTCGCCTCCAACATGGACGAGGGCGAGGACCGCACCCGCGAAACCTCCTCCGAGATCATCGACGTCACCGCCGACGGCATGACGCTGGTCTACACCGACAGCCCCCTCGGCGTGCTGGGCCGCATCGACATCACCGACCCGGCGAGCCCGCAGCCGCTGGGCAACATCGCCCTCGACGGCGAGCCCACCTCGGTGGCCATCGTCGGAAACGTGGCCTTCACCGGCATCAACACCTCCGAGAGCTACACCGCCCCCTCCGGTCGCCTCGCCGCGATCGACGTGACCTCGGGCGAAGAGCTGGCCTCCTGCGACCTCGGCGGCCAGCCCGATTCCGTGGCCAAGGCCCCCGACGGCGCTTTCATCGCCGTGGCAATCGAAAACGAGCGCGACGAAGACCTCAACGATGGCGCGATCCCGCAAATGCCCGCCGGCTTCCTGGTCAAGATCGCGCTGACCGACGGCGCGCTCGACTGCGACAGCCTCCAGAAGATCGAGCTGACCGGCCTCGCCGAAGTGGCCGGTGACGACCCCGAGCCCGAGTTCGTCGACATCAACGCACTTGGCGAAATCGTCGTGACGATGCAGGAGAACAACCACATCGCCGTCATCGACGCCGATGGCACCGTTTCCGCCCATTTCTCCGCCGGCGCGGTGGACCTCGAGGGCATCGACACCACCGACGAGCGCGGCGCGCTGCTCTTCACCGAGAGCCAGAGCGGCGTGAAGCGCGAGCCCGATGCGGTCAAATGGATCGACGATCAGCACTTCGCCACCGCCAACGAGGGCGACTACGAGGGCGGCTCCCGCGGCTGGACGATCTTCTCCAAGACCGGCGAGGTCGTCTACGAAAGCGGCACCAGCTTCGAGCAGGCCCTCATCCAGATCGGCCACTACCCCGACAAGCGGTCGGACGCGAAAGGCGTCGAGCCGGAATCGGTGACTTTCGGCCAGTTCGGCGGCACCCCGATGATCTTCATCGGCTCCGAGCGCGGCTCCGTCGTGGGGGTCTATGACGCCACCGACCCGGCCAACCCGCGGCTCACCCAGCTCCTGCCCTCCGGCGTCGGCCCCGAGGGCTACGTCACCATCCCCGAGCGCAGCCTGCTGGTCTCGGCCAACGAGACCGACCTCGGCGCAGACGGCGGCGCACGGGCCCATGTGATGCTCTTTCAATACGCCGAGGGCGAGGCGATGTATCCGCAGCTCACCTCCGAAGGCATGGATGAGCTCACCGGCTGGGGCGCGATCTCCGGCATGGCCGCCGAGGACGAAAGCACGGTCTGGGCCGTGTCCGACAGCTTCTACGGCTACCAGCCCCGCATCTTCCGGATCGACGTGAGCACCAAACCGGCCCGCATCACCCAGGCCATCGACATCACCCGCGCCGGCCACATCGCCCAAAAGCTCGACCTCGAGGGCATCGCGCTCGACGGGCAGGGCGGCTTCTGGCTCGCCTCCGAGGGCCGCACCGACCAGCTGATCCCCCACGCGCTCTACCACGTGAACGCCGAGGGCGAGATCAAGGAAGAGGTGAGCCTCCCCGCCGAACTCGTGGCGGTCGAAAAGCGCTTCGGCTTCGAGGGCATCACCCTGGTAAACGGCACCCTCTGGATGGCCGTCCAGCGCGAGTGGGGCGACGACGAGAAGGGCCAGGTCAAGCTCCTCTCCTATACCCCCGAGAGCGGTGAGTGGGGCGCGGTGCGCTACCCGCTCGATGCCCCCACCACCGGCTGGGTGGGCCTCTCGGAGATCACCGCGCATGGCGACCACGTCTATATCGTCGAGCGTGACAACCTGCTCGGCGAGGCTGCCGCGACCAAGAAGATCTATCGCGTCGCGCTGACCGAGATGCAGCCCGCCGCGCTGGGCGGCGATCTGCCGCTGGTGAGCAAGGAAGAGGTCCGCGACCTCCTGCCCGACCTCAAGGCCAACGGCGGCTACGTGCTCGACAAGGTCGAAGGTCTCGCCATCTTCGGCGACGGCACCGCCTGGGTCTCCACCGACAACGACGGCGTGGATGACCACTCCGGCGAGACGATGTTCTTCACCATCGGCCAGGTCGGCACCGGCTACTGA
- a CDS encoding tryptophan halogenase family protein, which translates to MGEPIREVTIVGGGTAGWMTALLLQSMLKGGPEGGVRITLIESPNIPTVGVGEATVPGMPRTLKQGGIDERTFFKTCNASFKLGVVFGHWNVDAEGKRVDYINPFAHPPAIDGVSAAEYALQFGTGGLDFVQCFSPAVDLAAQAKGPRGRGEMPGPPVGFAYHLDAGKFAGLLKEHCVARGVRHVLDDLVEVELDERGYVAALMLERGGRHGVELVIDCTGFRGLIINQALGEPFESYGKYLANDRAMAVQVPHRDPVRLDSVTKSTALGAGWAWRVPLFNRIGTGYVFSSAHRTDEEARAEFLAHLGPDGEGAEPRVIPMRVGRNRNAWVKNCVAVGLSGGFIEPLESTAIHMIDTAVRWLVQYFPDRDFADPLRRRFNHLVDELYNEVRDFICLHYALGNRTDDQYWIDARESLEVPDTLAENLELWQYGLPAVNDIRFVSLFSPATYQAVLLGKQVYESGFGKGKFCSGRTLDGAKWAAYLKRARAGIGAQVQAAAGHRELLRALRGDVVAENGLLPGLGGGPGAAGAGVSEDAAIL; encoded by the coding sequence ATGGGCGAGCCGATCCGCGAGGTCACGATCGTCGGCGGGGGCACTGCCGGCTGGATGACGGCGCTGCTCTTGCAGTCGATGCTGAAGGGCGGGCCGGAGGGCGGCGTGCGGATCACGCTGATCGAGAGCCCGAACATCCCCACGGTGGGCGTGGGCGAGGCGACGGTGCCGGGCATGCCGCGCACGCTGAAACAGGGCGGGATCGACGAGCGCACGTTCTTCAAGACCTGCAACGCGAGCTTCAAGCTGGGCGTGGTCTTTGGCCATTGGAACGTGGATGCCGAGGGCAAGCGGGTGGATTACATCAACCCCTTCGCCCATCCGCCCGCGATCGACGGGGTGTCGGCGGCGGAATATGCGCTGCAGTTCGGCACCGGGGGGCTCGACTTCGTGCAGTGCTTCTCGCCCGCGGTCGACCTTGCGGCGCAGGCCAAGGGGCCACGCGGGCGAGGCGAGATGCCGGGGCCGCCGGTGGGGTTTGCCTATCACCTCGACGCGGGCAAGTTTGCCGGGCTGCTGAAGGAGCATTGCGTGGCGCGCGGGGTGCGGCATGTGCTCGACGACCTCGTGGAGGTGGAGCTGGACGAGCGCGGTTATGTGGCCGCGCTGATGCTGGAGCGGGGCGGGCGGCACGGGGTGGAGCTGGTGATCGACTGCACCGGCTTTCGCGGGCTCATCATCAACCAGGCGCTCGGCGAGCCTTTCGAGAGCTACGGGAAATACCTGGCGAATGACCGGGCGATGGCGGTGCAGGTGCCGCACCGCGACCCGGTGCGGCTCGACTCGGTCACCAAGAGCACCGCGCTGGGTGCAGGCTGGGCCTGGCGGGTGCCGCTCTTCAACCGGATCGGGACGGGCTACGTGTTTTCTTCCGCGCATCGGACCGACGAGGAGGCGCGGGCGGAGTTTCTGGCGCATCTGGGGCCGGATGGCGAAGGCGCCGAACCGAGGGTGATCCCGATGCGGGTGGGGCGCAACCGGAACGCCTGGGTGAAGAACTGCGTGGCGGTGGGGCTCTCGGGCGGGTTCATCGAGCCGCTGGAAAGCACGGCGATTCACATGATCGACACCGCGGTGCGCTGGCTGGTGCAGTATTTTCCCGACCGCGACTTTGCCGATCCGCTGCGCAGGAGGTTCAACCACCTGGTGGACGAGCTCTACAACGAGGTGCGGGATTTCATCTGCCTGCATTATGCCTTGGGCAACCGGACGGATGACCAGTACTGGATCGACGCGCGGGAGAGCCTGGAGGTGCCGGATACGCTCGCGGAGAACCTCGAGCTCTGGCAATACGGGCTGCCGGCGGTGAATGACATCCGCTTCGTCTCGCTGTTTTCACCCGCGACCTACCAGGCGGTGCTGCTTGGTAAACAGGTTTATGAAAGCGGCTTCGGCAAGGGCAAGTTCTGCTCCGGGCGGACGCTGGACGGGGCGAAGTGGGCGGCCTACCTGAAGCGGGCGCGGGCCGGGATCGGCGCGCAGGTTCAGGCGGCGGCGGGGCACCGGGAGTTGCTGCGCGCGCTGCGCGGCGACGTCGTGGCCGAGAACGGATTGCTGCCGGGGCTCGGCGGCGGGCCGGGCGCGGCGGGGGCCGGGGTTTCGGAGGATGCGGCGATCCTGTGA
- a CDS encoding PAAR-like domain-containing protein produces the protein MPDDDMQVSPANLEDAAKGRTDTILVTHGKQGGRPVSERNIAGVLSQAGIKPGWQGKLLIAFPDVCKTPAAPSPVPIPYPNIGTIPPKGGKKVKIAETLRDAGFRGVQVHSVGSEAGSAKGLIGARAFATGNPLAFGMDVKAEGKPALMGHEMAHAIQQRQTPHKPPPSQTKVIK, from the coding sequence ATGCCGGACGACGACATGCAGGTCAGCCCTGCAAATCTCGAAGATGCGGCCAAGGGCCGGACAGACACCATTCTCGTCACCCACGGAAAGCAGGGCGGGCGGCCCGTGAGCGAGCGGAACATCGCGGGCGTGCTGAGCCAGGCCGGGATCAAGCCCGGCTGGCAGGGCAAGCTGCTGATCGCCTTTCCCGACGTGTGCAAGACACCCGCGGCGCCCTCGCCTGTGCCGATCCCCTACCCCAACATCGGGACTATTCCGCCCAAGGGCGGCAAGAAGGTGAAGATCGCCGAGACGCTGAGGGATGCCGGGTTCAGGGGCGTTCAGGTGCATAGCGTGGGGAGCGAGGCGGGATCGGCCAAAGGCCTGATCGGTGCGCGGGCCTTTGCCACCGGCAACCCGCTGGCCTTTGGCATGGACGTGAAGGCCGAGGGCAAGCCCGCACTGATGGGGCACGAGATGGCCCATGCGATCCAGCAGCGGCAGACGCCGCACAAGCCGCCACCGAGCCAGACCAAGGTGATCAAGTAG
- the hemE gene encoding uroporphyrinogen decarboxylase, which produces MAENKSILKVLAGETVAPPPIWMMRQAGRYLPEYRETRAQAGDFLSLCYNSELATEVTLQPIRRYGFDAAILFADILLIPEALGQKLWFVTGEGPRLEPIGLRKDYEALKNGDEVHDHLAPIYRTVGNLSTQLPEETTLIGFAGAPWTVATYMIAGRGTPDQGPAHDLKTKDVALFKAIIDRVTWATIEYLNRQIEAGAEVVKIFDSWAGSLSAEDFDNYCVDPIRKIIAGVKAEHPDTPVIAFPRGAGERYRGFHAATGADCVALDDGVSPEWAAEHVQPDGCVQGNLKSSHMVTGGQTLIDETRRIVEAFSHGPHIFNLGHGITPDADPANVQLMIDTVRGG; this is translated from the coding sequence ATGGCCGAAAACAAGAGCATTCTCAAGGTGTTGGCAGGAGAGACAGTTGCCCCGCCGCCGATCTGGATGATGCGGCAGGCGGGCCGCTACCTGCCCGAGTACCGCGAAACCCGCGCGCAGGCGGGGGACTTCTTGAGCCTGTGCTACAATTCCGAGCTGGCCACCGAGGTGACGCTGCAACCGATCCGGCGCTACGGGTTCGATGCGGCGATCCTTTTTGCCGACATCCTGCTGATCCCCGAGGCGCTGGGGCAGAAGCTGTGGTTCGTCACCGGGGAAGGCCCCCGGCTGGAGCCCATTGGACTGCGAAAGGATTACGAAGCCCTGAAGAACGGGGACGAGGTGCATGACCACCTCGCGCCGATCTACCGGACAGTGGGCAACCTCAGCACTCAACTGCCTGAAGAGACGACGTTAATCGGCTTTGCAGGCGCGCCCTGGACGGTGGCCACCTACATGATCGCGGGCCGTGGCACGCCCGACCAGGGGCCGGCGCATGACTTGAAAACCAAGGATGTGGCGCTGTTCAAGGCCATCATCGACCGGGTGACCTGGGCCACGATCGAGTATCTGAACCGCCAGATCGAGGCCGGGGCGGAGGTGGTGAAGATCTTCGACAGCTGGGCGGGCAGCCTGAGCGCCGAGGATTTTGACAATTACTGCGTTGATCCGATTAGGAAAATCATTGCAGGGGTGAAGGCCGAACACCCCGATACGCCGGTCATCGCCTTTCCGCGCGGGGCCGGTGAGCGTTACCGGGGCTTTCACGCGGCGACCGGTGCGGATTGCGTGGCGCTCGACGATGGCGTGAGCCCGGAATGGGCCGCCGAACACGTGCAGCCCGACGGTTGCGTGCAGGGAAATCTCAAGTCTTCCCATATGGTTACGGGCGGGCAGACGCTGATCGACGAGACCCGGCGGATCGTCGAGGCCTTCTCGCATGGGCCCCATATCTTCAACCTCGGGCATGGCATCACCCCCGACGCCGACCCGGCCAACGTGCAGCTGATGATCGACACCGTCCGGGGCGGTTAA